Proteins from one Juglans microcarpa x Juglans regia isolate MS1-56 chromosome 6S, Jm3101_v1.0, whole genome shotgun sequence genomic window:
- the LOC121236573 gene encoding pyridoxal 5'-phosphate synthase-like subunit PDX1.2 — MARARVGHFVEAQILESIGVDYIYESEALAIVDEENFINKHNFRCPFVCGCQNLGEVLRRIREGAAMIRTQGDLSGSGNIAKTVKKLRIIMGEVRILNNMDEDEVFAFSKKIATPYDLMAQTKLAQKLLDSLPTLVMVEAGMARREAFQEAERHGKAKKRYSGDYAQGSTLKKLKC; from the exons ATGGCTAGAGCCCGTGTTGGTCATTTTGTAGAAGCCCAGATCCTCGAATCTATTGGGGTCGATTACATCTACGAGAGCGAAGCTCTTGCTATTGTAGACGAGGAAAACTTCATTAACAAGCATAACTTTCGCTGCCCATTTGTTTGTGGATGTCAAAATCTTGGGGAAGTGTTAAGGAGAATAAGAGAAGGGGCAGCGATGATTAGGACTCAAGGGGATTTATCAGGATCTGGAAATATAGCAAAGACTGTGAAGAAATTGAGAATAATAATGGGTGAGGTAAGGATTTTGAATAACATGGATGAAGATGAAGTATTCGCCTTTTCGAAGAAGATAGCGACGCCGTATGATCTCATGGCGCAAACCAAGCT AGCGCAGAAACTTCTGGATTCCCTCCCAACATTAGTCATGGTAGAGGCTGGGATGGCTAGACGAGAAGCTTTTCAAGAGGCTGAGAGGCATGGAAAAGCTAAAAAAAGATATAGTGGAGACTATGCGCAGGGCTCAACTCTCAAAAAGCTCAAGTGCTGA